A region from the Pelobates fuscus isolate aPelFus1 chromosome 3, aPelFus1.pri, whole genome shotgun sequence genome encodes:
- the TMPO gene encoding thymopoietin isoform X1, with product MPEFLEDPSVLTKEKLKTELLANNVSLPSGDQRKDVYVQLYLKHLTAKNRSTPEFSSDDERESTPMRGRGRPPGRKATKKTDKPRTEEKDNLDVTELSNEALKNELVKYGVAPGPIIGSTRKVYEQRLLKLKEQASIAAPSPLVADLSSAGDNKQNGNTDSEHYSDNEEEPKIDMTFEKREPLRSKQKAQVTVRSRRTEITETIEDTDDIPELNVKRSNRSPPVEFTAEVEELFTNDLSTSEDVVNEPAWTPGPLKSGRVQAVSKEITRVSRRTPRKRDVTADSLPFDADITETTSKTETITTASNQIPAYTAYEHFESRQVHNQVPETFKHKETLLSVSEYSDLSRRTPKKQLMSEKCMKLLQQTEAGTPPKRVIDVDIIGYSNSSDLLNTALIEVVEKTFEEKITEKDILKEMFPHEVLTPTGISASCRRPIRGAAGRPLSLKDYKIDESYTKYVSSKYTPVLEVKTPSVNVKSRRSIPMWIKILLFVIVAVFSFVVYQAMETNEGNPFSNILKKQLESSKTEN from the exons ATGCCGGAGTTCCTGGAGGACCCGTCCGTCCTGACTAAAGAGAAGCTGAAGACGGAGCTGCTGGCGAACAATGTGAGTTTGCCGAGCGGCGACCAGCGCAAGGATGTCTACGTGCAGCTCTACCTCAAGCACCTGACGGCGAAGAACCGGAGCACCCCGGAGTTCTCCAGCGACGACGAGCGGGAATCTACCCCAATGAGGGGCCGCGGCCGCCCACCGGGCAGG aaaGCAACAAAGAAGACTGACAAGCCCAGAACAGAAGAGAAAGATAATTTGGATGTAACAGAGCTTAGCAATGAAGCATTAAAAAATGAACTTGTTAAATATGGAGTGGCACCTGGCCCAATTATAG gAAGTACAAGGAAAGTTTATGAACAAAGGCTTCTTAAACTTAAAGAGCAAGCAAGTATTGCAGCCCCCTCACCTTTGGTAGCAGATTTGTCATCAGCAGGCGATAACAAGCAAAATGGAAACACTGATTCTGAGCATTACAGTGACAATGAAGAAG AACCCAAGATAGACATGACCTTTGAAAAAAGAGAACCTTTGAGGAGCAAACAAAAAGCTCAGGTGACAGTTCGCAGTAGAAGAACAGAGATAACTGAG ACAATTGAAGACACAGATGACATACCAGAGCTAAATGTCAAAAGAAGTAATAGGTCTCCCCCTGTGGAGTTTACCGCTGAAGTTGAAGAATTATTCACCAATGATCTT AGCACTTCTGAAGATGTGGTTAATGAACCTGCGTGGACACCTGGACCTTTGAAAAGTGGACGTGTTCAAGCTGTTTCTAAAGAAATAACAAGAGTGTCACGAAGAACACCAAGGAAAAGG GATGTAACTGCAGATTCATTGCCGTTTGATGCAGATATCACAGAGACTACTTCAAAAACTGAAACTATTACGACTGCAAGCAACCAAATTCCA GCTTATACAGCATATGAGCATTTTGAATCACGACAGGTTCATAATCAGGTTCCTGAAACTTTCAAGCATAAAGAGACATTGCTTTCAGTCAGCGAATACTCAGACTTGTCAAGAAGGACCCCAAAGAAACAGCTGATGAGTGAAAAA tgcatgaaattgtTACAGCAAACCGAAGCAGGTACTCCTCCTAAACGGGTGATTGATGTTGATATAATTGGTTATTCAAACTCCAGTGATCTTCTGAACACAGCCTTGATAGAG GTTGTAGAAAAAACATTTGAAGAGAAAATAACCGAAAAGGATATCCTTAAGGAAATGTTCCCACATGAAGTTTTAACTCCAACAGGAATCAG TGCCAGTTGTAGGAGACCAATTAGAGGAGCTGCTGGCCGACCTTTAAGTCTAAAAGATTATAAAATTGACGAAAGTTATACAAAATATGTTTCGTCTAAGTACACACCAGTTTTGGAAGTGAAGACTCCATCTGTGAATGTGAAGAGCAGAAGAAGCATACCTATGTGGATAAAGATTTTGCTGTTTGTTATTGTGGCTGTGTTTTCATTTGTTGTTTATCAAGCAATGGAAACAAATGAAGGGAATCCCTTTTCCAATATTCTAAAAAAACAGCTTGAATCAAGTAAAACTGAGAACTGA
- the TMPO gene encoding thymopoietin isoform X3, whose protein sequence is MPEFLEDPSVLTKEKLKTELLANNVSLPSGDQRKDVYVQLYLKHLTAKNRSTPEFSSDDERESTPMRGRGRPPGRKATKKTDKPRTEEKDNLDVTELSNEALKNELVKYGVAPGPIIGSTRKVYEQRLLKLKEQASIAAPSPLVADLSSAGDNKQNGNTDSEHYSDNEEEPKIDMTFEKREPLRSKQKAQVTVRSRRTEITETIEDTDDIPELNVKRSNRSPPVEFTAEVEELFTNDLSTSEDVVNEPAWTPGPLKSGRVQAVSKEITRVSRRTPRKRDVTADSLPFDADITETTSKTETITTASNQIPAYTAYEHFESRQVHNQVPETFKHKETLLSVSEYSDLSRRTPKKQLMSEKVVEKTFEEKITEKDILKEMFPHEVLTPTGISASCRRPIRGAAGRPLSLKDYKIDESYTKYVSSKYTPVLEVKTPSVNVKSRRSIPMWIKILLFVIVAVFSFVVYQAMETNEGNPFSNILKKQLESSKTEN, encoded by the exons ATGCCGGAGTTCCTGGAGGACCCGTCCGTCCTGACTAAAGAGAAGCTGAAGACGGAGCTGCTGGCGAACAATGTGAGTTTGCCGAGCGGCGACCAGCGCAAGGATGTCTACGTGCAGCTCTACCTCAAGCACCTGACGGCGAAGAACCGGAGCACCCCGGAGTTCTCCAGCGACGACGAGCGGGAATCTACCCCAATGAGGGGCCGCGGCCGCCCACCGGGCAGG aaaGCAACAAAGAAGACTGACAAGCCCAGAACAGAAGAGAAAGATAATTTGGATGTAACAGAGCTTAGCAATGAAGCATTAAAAAATGAACTTGTTAAATATGGAGTGGCACCTGGCCCAATTATAG gAAGTACAAGGAAAGTTTATGAACAAAGGCTTCTTAAACTTAAAGAGCAAGCAAGTATTGCAGCCCCCTCACCTTTGGTAGCAGATTTGTCATCAGCAGGCGATAACAAGCAAAATGGAAACACTGATTCTGAGCATTACAGTGACAATGAAGAAG AACCCAAGATAGACATGACCTTTGAAAAAAGAGAACCTTTGAGGAGCAAACAAAAAGCTCAGGTGACAGTTCGCAGTAGAAGAACAGAGATAACTGAG ACAATTGAAGACACAGATGACATACCAGAGCTAAATGTCAAAAGAAGTAATAGGTCTCCCCCTGTGGAGTTTACCGCTGAAGTTGAAGAATTATTCACCAATGATCTT AGCACTTCTGAAGATGTGGTTAATGAACCTGCGTGGACACCTGGACCTTTGAAAAGTGGACGTGTTCAAGCTGTTTCTAAAGAAATAACAAGAGTGTCACGAAGAACACCAAGGAAAAGG GATGTAACTGCAGATTCATTGCCGTTTGATGCAGATATCACAGAGACTACTTCAAAAACTGAAACTATTACGACTGCAAGCAACCAAATTCCA GCTTATACAGCATATGAGCATTTTGAATCACGACAGGTTCATAATCAGGTTCCTGAAACTTTCAAGCATAAAGAGACATTGCTTTCAGTCAGCGAATACTCAGACTTGTCAAGAAGGACCCCAAAGAAACAGCTGATGAGTGAAAAA GTTGTAGAAAAAACATTTGAAGAGAAAATAACCGAAAAGGATATCCTTAAGGAAATGTTCCCACATGAAGTTTTAACTCCAACAGGAATCAG TGCCAGTTGTAGGAGACCAATTAGAGGAGCTGCTGGCCGACCTTTAAGTCTAAAAGATTATAAAATTGACGAAAGTTATACAAAATATGTTTCGTCTAAGTACACACCAGTTTTGGAAGTGAAGACTCCATCTGTGAATGTGAAGAGCAGAAGAAGCATACCTATGTGGATAAAGATTTTGCTGTTTGTTATTGTGGCTGTGTTTTCATTTGTTGTTTATCAAGCAATGGAAACAAATGAAGGGAATCCCTTTTCCAATATTCTAAAAAAACAGCTTGAATCAAGTAAAACTGAGAACTGA
- the TMPO gene encoding thymopoietin isoform X2, with protein MPEFLEDPSVLTKEKLKTELLANNVSLPSGDQRKDVYVQLYLKHLTAKNRSTPEFSSDDERESTPMRGRGRPPGRKATKKTDKPRTEEKDNLDVTELSNEALKNELVKYGVAPGPIIGSTRKVYEQRLLKLKEQASIAAPSPLVADLSSAGDNKQNGNTDSEHYSDNEEEPKIDMTFEKREPLRSKQKAQVTVRSRRTEITESTSEDVVNEPAWTPGPLKSGRVQAVSKEITRVSRRTPRKRDVTADSLPFDADITETTSKTETITTASNQIPAYTAYEHFESRQVHNQVPETFKHKETLLSVSEYSDLSRRTPKKQLMSEKCMKLLQQTEAGTPPKRVIDVDIIGYSNSSDLLNTALIEVVEKTFEEKITEKDILKEMFPHEVLTPTGISASCRRPIRGAAGRPLSLKDYKIDESYTKYVSSKYTPVLEVKTPSVNVKSRRSIPMWIKILLFVIVAVFSFVVYQAMETNEGNPFSNILKKQLESSKTEN; from the exons ATGCCGGAGTTCCTGGAGGACCCGTCCGTCCTGACTAAAGAGAAGCTGAAGACGGAGCTGCTGGCGAACAATGTGAGTTTGCCGAGCGGCGACCAGCGCAAGGATGTCTACGTGCAGCTCTACCTCAAGCACCTGACGGCGAAGAACCGGAGCACCCCGGAGTTCTCCAGCGACGACGAGCGGGAATCTACCCCAATGAGGGGCCGCGGCCGCCCACCGGGCAGG aaaGCAACAAAGAAGACTGACAAGCCCAGAACAGAAGAGAAAGATAATTTGGATGTAACAGAGCTTAGCAATGAAGCATTAAAAAATGAACTTGTTAAATATGGAGTGGCACCTGGCCCAATTATAG gAAGTACAAGGAAAGTTTATGAACAAAGGCTTCTTAAACTTAAAGAGCAAGCAAGTATTGCAGCCCCCTCACCTTTGGTAGCAGATTTGTCATCAGCAGGCGATAACAAGCAAAATGGAAACACTGATTCTGAGCATTACAGTGACAATGAAGAAG AACCCAAGATAGACATGACCTTTGAAAAAAGAGAACCTTTGAGGAGCAAACAAAAAGCTCAGGTGACAGTTCGCAGTAGAAGAACAGAGATAACTGAG AGCACTTCTGAAGATGTGGTTAATGAACCTGCGTGGACACCTGGACCTTTGAAAAGTGGACGTGTTCAAGCTGTTTCTAAAGAAATAACAAGAGTGTCACGAAGAACACCAAGGAAAAGG GATGTAACTGCAGATTCATTGCCGTTTGATGCAGATATCACAGAGACTACTTCAAAAACTGAAACTATTACGACTGCAAGCAACCAAATTCCA GCTTATACAGCATATGAGCATTTTGAATCACGACAGGTTCATAATCAGGTTCCTGAAACTTTCAAGCATAAAGAGACATTGCTTTCAGTCAGCGAATACTCAGACTTGTCAAGAAGGACCCCAAAGAAACAGCTGATGAGTGAAAAA tgcatgaaattgtTACAGCAAACCGAAGCAGGTACTCCTCCTAAACGGGTGATTGATGTTGATATAATTGGTTATTCAAACTCCAGTGATCTTCTGAACACAGCCTTGATAGAG GTTGTAGAAAAAACATTTGAAGAGAAAATAACCGAAAAGGATATCCTTAAGGAAATGTTCCCACATGAAGTTTTAACTCCAACAGGAATCAG TGCCAGTTGTAGGAGACCAATTAGAGGAGCTGCTGGCCGACCTTTAAGTCTAAAAGATTATAAAATTGACGAAAGTTATACAAAATATGTTTCGTCTAAGTACACACCAGTTTTGGAAGTGAAGACTCCATCTGTGAATGTGAAGAGCAGAAGAAGCATACCTATGTGGATAAAGATTTTGCTGTTTGTTATTGTGGCTGTGTTTTCATTTGTTGTTTATCAAGCAATGGAAACAAATGAAGGGAATCCCTTTTCCAATATTCTAAAAAAACAGCTTGAATCAAGTAAAACTGAGAACTGA
- the TMPO gene encoding thymopoietin isoform X4: MPEFLEDPSVLTKEKLKTELLANNVSLPSGDQRKDVYVQLYLKHLTAKNRSTPEFSSDDERESTPMRGRGRPPGRKATKKTDKPRTEEKDNLDVTELSNEALKNELVKYGVAPGPIIGSTRKVYEQRLLKLKEQASIAAPSPLVADLSSAGDNKQNGNTDSEHYSDNEEEPKIDMTFEKREPLRSKQKAQVTVRSRRTEITESTSEDVVNEPAWTPGPLKSGRVQAVSKEITRVSRRTPRKRDVTADSLPFDADITETTSKTETITTASNQIPAYTAYEHFESRQVHNQVPETFKHKETLLSVSEYSDLSRRTPKKQLMSEKVVEKTFEEKITEKDILKEMFPHEVLTPTGISASCRRPIRGAAGRPLSLKDYKIDESYTKYVSSKYTPVLEVKTPSVNVKSRRSIPMWIKILLFVIVAVFSFVVYQAMETNEGNPFSNILKKQLESSKTEN, from the exons ATGCCGGAGTTCCTGGAGGACCCGTCCGTCCTGACTAAAGAGAAGCTGAAGACGGAGCTGCTGGCGAACAATGTGAGTTTGCCGAGCGGCGACCAGCGCAAGGATGTCTACGTGCAGCTCTACCTCAAGCACCTGACGGCGAAGAACCGGAGCACCCCGGAGTTCTCCAGCGACGACGAGCGGGAATCTACCCCAATGAGGGGCCGCGGCCGCCCACCGGGCAGG aaaGCAACAAAGAAGACTGACAAGCCCAGAACAGAAGAGAAAGATAATTTGGATGTAACAGAGCTTAGCAATGAAGCATTAAAAAATGAACTTGTTAAATATGGAGTGGCACCTGGCCCAATTATAG gAAGTACAAGGAAAGTTTATGAACAAAGGCTTCTTAAACTTAAAGAGCAAGCAAGTATTGCAGCCCCCTCACCTTTGGTAGCAGATTTGTCATCAGCAGGCGATAACAAGCAAAATGGAAACACTGATTCTGAGCATTACAGTGACAATGAAGAAG AACCCAAGATAGACATGACCTTTGAAAAAAGAGAACCTTTGAGGAGCAAACAAAAAGCTCAGGTGACAGTTCGCAGTAGAAGAACAGAGATAACTGAG AGCACTTCTGAAGATGTGGTTAATGAACCTGCGTGGACACCTGGACCTTTGAAAAGTGGACGTGTTCAAGCTGTTTCTAAAGAAATAACAAGAGTGTCACGAAGAACACCAAGGAAAAGG GATGTAACTGCAGATTCATTGCCGTTTGATGCAGATATCACAGAGACTACTTCAAAAACTGAAACTATTACGACTGCAAGCAACCAAATTCCA GCTTATACAGCATATGAGCATTTTGAATCACGACAGGTTCATAATCAGGTTCCTGAAACTTTCAAGCATAAAGAGACATTGCTTTCAGTCAGCGAATACTCAGACTTGTCAAGAAGGACCCCAAAGAAACAGCTGATGAGTGAAAAA GTTGTAGAAAAAACATTTGAAGAGAAAATAACCGAAAAGGATATCCTTAAGGAAATGTTCCCACATGAAGTTTTAACTCCAACAGGAATCAG TGCCAGTTGTAGGAGACCAATTAGAGGAGCTGCTGGCCGACCTTTAAGTCTAAAAGATTATAAAATTGACGAAAGTTATACAAAATATGTTTCGTCTAAGTACACACCAGTTTTGGAAGTGAAGACTCCATCTGTGAATGTGAAGAGCAGAAGAAGCATACCTATGTGGATAAAGATTTTGCTGTTTGTTATTGTGGCTGTGTTTTCATTTGTTGTTTATCAAGCAATGGAAACAAATGAAGGGAATCCCTTTTCCAATATTCTAAAAAAACAGCTTGAATCAAGTAAAACTGAGAACTGA
- the TMPO gene encoding thymopoietin isoform X5: MPEFLEDPSVLTKEKLKTELLANNVSLPSGDQRKDVYVQLYLKHLTAKNRSTPEFSSDDERESTPMRGRGRPPGRKATKKTDKPRTEEKDNLDVTELSNEALKNELVKYGVAPGPIIGSTRKVYEQRLLKLKEQASIAAPSPLVADLSSAGDNKQNGNTDSEHYSDNEEEPKIDMTFEKREPLRSKQKAQVTVRSRRTEITETIEDTDDIPELNVKRSNRSPPVEFTAEVEELFTNDLSTSEDVVNEPAWTPGPLKSGRVQAVSKEITRVSRRTPRKRDVTADSLPFDADITETTSKTETITTASNQIPAYTAYEHFESRQVHNQVPETFKHKETLLSVSEYSDLSRRTPKKQLMSEKCMKLLQQTEAGTPPKRVIDVDIIGYSNSSDLLNTALIEETKDNTEDSVEMSKKSRQLKITKFVTPIKKQGRYLL, translated from the exons ATGCCGGAGTTCCTGGAGGACCCGTCCGTCCTGACTAAAGAGAAGCTGAAGACGGAGCTGCTGGCGAACAATGTGAGTTTGCCGAGCGGCGACCAGCGCAAGGATGTCTACGTGCAGCTCTACCTCAAGCACCTGACGGCGAAGAACCGGAGCACCCCGGAGTTCTCCAGCGACGACGAGCGGGAATCTACCCCAATGAGGGGCCGCGGCCGCCCACCGGGCAGG aaaGCAACAAAGAAGACTGACAAGCCCAGAACAGAAGAGAAAGATAATTTGGATGTAACAGAGCTTAGCAATGAAGCATTAAAAAATGAACTTGTTAAATATGGAGTGGCACCTGGCCCAATTATAG gAAGTACAAGGAAAGTTTATGAACAAAGGCTTCTTAAACTTAAAGAGCAAGCAAGTATTGCAGCCCCCTCACCTTTGGTAGCAGATTTGTCATCAGCAGGCGATAACAAGCAAAATGGAAACACTGATTCTGAGCATTACAGTGACAATGAAGAAG AACCCAAGATAGACATGACCTTTGAAAAAAGAGAACCTTTGAGGAGCAAACAAAAAGCTCAGGTGACAGTTCGCAGTAGAAGAACAGAGATAACTGAG ACAATTGAAGACACAGATGACATACCAGAGCTAAATGTCAAAAGAAGTAATAGGTCTCCCCCTGTGGAGTTTACCGCTGAAGTTGAAGAATTATTCACCAATGATCTT AGCACTTCTGAAGATGTGGTTAATGAACCTGCGTGGACACCTGGACCTTTGAAAAGTGGACGTGTTCAAGCTGTTTCTAAAGAAATAACAAGAGTGTCACGAAGAACACCAAGGAAAAGG GATGTAACTGCAGATTCATTGCCGTTTGATGCAGATATCACAGAGACTACTTCAAAAACTGAAACTATTACGACTGCAAGCAACCAAATTCCA GCTTATACAGCATATGAGCATTTTGAATCACGACAGGTTCATAATCAGGTTCCTGAAACTTTCAAGCATAAAGAGACATTGCTTTCAGTCAGCGAATACTCAGACTTGTCAAGAAGGACCCCAAAGAAACAGCTGATGAGTGAAAAA tgcatgaaattgtTACAGCAAACCGAAGCAGGTACTCCTCCTAAACGGGTGATTGATGTTGATATAATTGGTTATTCAAACTCCAGTGATCTTCTGAACACAGCCTTGATAGAG GAAACCAAAGACAACACTGAAGACTCTGTGGAGATGTCTAAAAAGTCAAGGCAATTGAAAATAACAAAGTTTGTTACTCCCATTAAAAAACAGGGAAGATATCTTCTATAG